In Neokomagataea tanensis, one genomic interval encodes:
- a CDS encoding polyprenyl synthetase family protein, with amino-acid sequence MPSGGKTSGGENALSALLAFLKDDMHACNRAIVERMQSPVPLIPQLGAHLVAAGGKRLRPLLTLASARLCGYEPGPDRQRHVGLAACVEFIHTATLLHDDVVDESVLRRGLASANAVFGNKASVLVGDFLFARSFQLMTADGSLRVMEILSGASATIAEGEVLQMVVQNDLSTPMERYLEVIHGKTAALFAAACRVGAVIAERCEADELALDAFGTNLGMAFQLVDDALDYAADQAVLGKTVGDDFREGKITLPVLAAYNAGSADDRSFWERVIGRGEQTDEDLSHALALIAQTGAIQTTIDRARQYADAAVDALKVFPESEIRRLMAETVQFTVDRAC; translated from the coding sequence ATGCCTTCGGGGGGAAAGACCTCTGGTGGTGAAAACGCGTTATCGGCTCTTCTGGCTTTTCTTAAAGATGACATGCACGCCTGCAATCGCGCGATTGTTGAGCGAATGCAGAGCCCTGTTCCACTCATTCCACAACTTGGTGCGCACTTAGTTGCTGCAGGTGGAAAGCGGCTTCGGCCTTTGTTGACGCTGGCTTCGGCCCGTCTGTGCGGTTATGAGCCCGGGCCTGACCGGCAACGCCATGTCGGACTAGCGGCCTGCGTAGAGTTCATTCATACGGCTACGCTGCTGCATGATGACGTCGTTGATGAAAGTGTGTTGCGGCGGGGTCTTGCTTCGGCCAATGCGGTGTTTGGCAACAAAGCTTCCGTCCTAGTTGGGGATTTTTTGTTCGCACGTTCGTTCCAGCTTATGACTGCCGACGGCAGTCTGCGTGTAATGGAAATTTTGTCGGGGGCCTCCGCTACAATCGCAGAAGGTGAAGTTCTGCAAATGGTTGTGCAGAACGATTTGTCCACGCCGATGGAGCGCTATCTAGAGGTTATTCACGGAAAGACAGCGGCACTCTTTGCTGCTGCGTGCCGCGTTGGTGCTGTGATTGCTGAGCGTTGTGAGGCGGATGAACTCGCTCTTGACGCGTTTGGTACCAACCTTGGTATGGCGTTTCAGTTGGTAGATGACGCACTGGACTATGCTGCGGATCAAGCTGTCTTGGGCAAGACAGTAGGTGATGATTTCCGTGAGGGTAAAATTACTCTCCCAGTCTTGGCGGCTTATAATGCCGGTAGCGCGGATGATCGTTCTTTCTGGGAGCGCGTTATTGGGCGTGGGGAGCAAACTGATGAAGATTTGTCCCATGCTCTGGCGTTAATTGCCCAAACTGGCGCAATCCAGACAACAATTGACCGTGCACGGCAATATGCTGATGCGGCAGTGGATGCTTTGAAGGTTTTCCCTGAAAGCGAAATTCGCCGATTAATGGCAGAAACAGTACAATTTACGGTTGATCGCGCCTGTTAG
- a CDS encoding M61 family metallopeptidase produces MISRHFLTALTLASALTAPGFAKAQSSQPQPQPIPLPNSIPAPVDHPFEGALTVDVDATDTTHRVFNVHETVPVPKDAANKGDMVLFFPMWIPGDHSPTGVLSQLGDLRVHSGGKDLGWKRDPVNVAAFHIPVDHSTTKLDLNFQLLTPVAEGQGRVTVTPSIINVQWNQVSLYPAGYFSRDIVVNPSVHIPHGWKIGTALRADTYGDVTHFQPTTLNTLVDSPLYVGRYFRKFDLTGPDHVPVSLNVVSDEAASLEATPAQIEAHRNLVKQATTVFGSHHYDHYDFLLALTDELGGIGLEHHQSSENSAELGYFTEWDQTFPGRDLLAHEYTHSWNGKYRRPADLWAPNFNYPQQGSLLWVYEGQTQYWGNVLAARSGLVTKDQGFEALAYMAATYDNQTGRLWRPLEDTTNDPVIAQRAPLSWRDWQRSEDYYVEGQLVWLDADALIRKLSNDHKSLDDFAKAFFSTNNGSFVVSPYNFDDVVSTLNAVQPYDWAKFLHDRLDKVQPHAPLGGLTNGGYKLVYTDQPTSYIKAAEAARHSADLAFSLGFSVRGNGTAMRVHWNSPAFKAGINSGNVILAVNDLSFTPKRLKQAVTDAHNTKQDIRLVIKSEDHITTVTIPYHDGLRYPHLERLEGTPDRLSAIYAPR; encoded by the coding sequence ATGATTTCACGCCATTTCTTGACGGCGCTCACGCTGGCGAGCGCCCTAACCGCTCCCGGCTTTGCAAAAGCACAATCTTCACAACCTCAACCCCAGCCAATTCCGCTCCCCAACTCTATTCCCGCGCCGGTAGACCACCCGTTCGAAGGCGCATTAACTGTAGACGTTGACGCAACGGACACCACCCACCGCGTCTTTAATGTGCACGAAACTGTGCCTGTGCCTAAAGATGCCGCCAACAAAGGCGACATGGTTCTCTTCTTCCCCATGTGGATCCCCGGCGACCACTCCCCTACAGGCGTTTTGAGCCAATTGGGCGATCTACGCGTTCACAGCGGCGGCAAAGATCTAGGTTGGAAGCGTGACCCCGTTAATGTTGCGGCCTTCCATATCCCCGTCGACCACTCGACCACCAAACTTGATTTGAACTTTCAGCTTCTGACACCAGTGGCAGAAGGCCAAGGCCGTGTAACCGTCACGCCATCAATCATTAACGTACAATGGAATCAGGTATCGCTTTACCCCGCTGGGTACTTCTCACGTGATATCGTAGTGAACCCCAGCGTCCACATTCCTCACGGCTGGAAAATTGGCACAGCCCTACGCGCTGACACCTATGGCGACGTCACCCATTTCCAACCGACGACACTGAACACCCTCGTCGATTCACCGCTATATGTGGGTCGTTATTTCCGCAAATTTGACCTGACTGGCCCAGATCACGTTCCCGTAAGCTTGAACGTCGTCTCGGACGAAGCCGCATCCCTAGAGGCAACACCAGCCCAAATCGAAGCGCATCGCAATCTTGTCAAGCAAGCCACGACAGTTTTCGGCTCCCACCACTACGACCACTACGATTTTCTGCTGGCACTGACGGATGAATTGGGCGGCATCGGTCTGGAACACCACCAATCCAGCGAAAATAGCGCAGAACTCGGCTATTTCACGGAATGGGACCAAACCTTCCCCGGTCGTGACCTACTCGCCCACGAATACACACATTCTTGGAATGGTAAGTACCGCCGCCCAGCTGATCTTTGGGCACCAAACTTCAACTACCCCCAACAAGGCTCTCTCCTTTGGGTATATGAAGGGCAAACTCAATACTGGGGCAATGTCTTAGCTGCACGCTCCGGCCTTGTAACGAAGGATCAGGGCTTTGAGGCTCTCGCATACATGGCCGCCACGTACGACAATCAAACTGGACGCCTCTGGCGCCCTCTGGAAGACACAACGAACGACCCAGTCATTGCCCAGCGCGCACCCCTCTCATGGCGCGACTGGCAGCGTTCTGAAGATTACTATGTGGAAGGCCAACTCGTGTGGCTGGACGCAGATGCGCTGATCCGCAAGCTCTCCAACGATCACAAATCTCTGGACGACTTTGCCAAAGCGTTCTTCAGCACAAATAACGGTAGCTTTGTCGTAAGCCCGTACAATTTTGATGATGTGGTTAGCACCCTAAACGCAGTACAACCCTACGACTGGGCCAAGTTCCTGCACGACCGTCTTGATAAGGTCCAACCGCACGCTCCGCTCGGTGGCCTGACCAATGGTGGCTACAAACTTGTTTATACCGACCAGCCAACATCCTATATCAAAGCCGCAGAAGCAGCCCGCCACTCAGCTGACTTAGCGTTTTCTCTCGGCTTCTCCGTCCGGGGCAATGGCACGGCTATGCGCGTCCATTGGAACAGTCCAGCTTTCAAGGCTGGTATCAATTCCGGAAATGTCATTCTTGCTGTCAATGACCTTAGCTTTACGCCTAAACGCTTGAAGCAGGCGGTGACTGACGCACACAACACCAAGCAAGACATTCGCCTCGTCATAAAGTCCGAAGACCACATCACAACCGTAACCATCCCTTATCATGATGGCTTACGCTATCCTCACCTCGAACGGCTTGAGGGAACACCTGACCGCCTTAGCGCCATTTACGCTCCGCGCTGA
- a CDS encoding inorganic phosphate transporter — MLHFVPDSPWSIMALVLCFVLVCVFEFANGFHDTANAVASVIYTNSLKPRTAVIWSGLMNLLGVLLGGIAVAYTLVELLPADVMSPPNGAPAIPMLVALFGTALIWNIATWWLGIPNSSSHCVIGALIGIAIEDAFVHARALGPSVEWGQIFKVLKTLAISPAIGFLGAFILYLLMRSVIRKPELYTPPTQGEKPNSIVKALLIATCTLVSFSHGSNDGQKSIGLIMLTIIGIMPASFALNPDAPIHYEQLHQDVQSARPLITIYGNHSFRQEQLAAVDRLSSATEQNATPSLVRGDIYEILSALRSVADNPAIDPSEAKQAKSIANHLRPAVEYAPVWVRVLSALCLGLGTMIGYRRIVQTLGEGIGKKHLTPAQGAVSEVFGAGLIMSAGYTGLAVSTTHIITSGVAGTMVASGSGINPKMLLKIALAWIITLPVTISLAAFLFYVFI, encoded by the coding sequence ATGCTTCATTTCGTGCCAGATTCTCCATGGTCGATCATGGCGTTAGTTTTATGCTTTGTACTGGTCTGTGTTTTCGAGTTTGCTAATGGCTTCCACGATACGGCAAATGCTGTCGCGAGTGTCATTTACACAAACTCCCTCAAACCGCGTACTGCCGTAATCTGGTCCGGATTGATGAATTTGCTCGGCGTGCTACTCGGTGGCATTGCCGTTGCTTACACACTCGTCGAACTCCTCCCTGCCGATGTTATGTCCCCGCCCAACGGCGCCCCTGCCATACCAATGCTCGTCGCGCTGTTTGGTACCGCTCTAATTTGGAATATCGCCACATGGTGGCTCGGCATTCCAAACTCATCATCGCATTGCGTTATTGGTGCACTTATAGGCATCGCTATCGAAGATGCTTTTGTACATGCCCGCGCTTTAGGACCAAGCGTCGAATGGGGGCAGATTTTTAAAGTACTCAAAACACTGGCCATTTCACCAGCTATCGGTTTCTTGGGCGCTTTCATTCTTTATCTCTTAATGCGCTCTGTCATACGCAAACCTGAACTCTACACTCCCCCGACCCAAGGGGAAAAACCAAACTCTATTGTTAAAGCTTTACTCATCGCGACCTGTACTTTGGTTAGCTTTTCACATGGTAGCAATGACGGGCAAAAAAGCATTGGCCTTATCATGCTTACGATTATTGGCATCATGCCAGCATCGTTTGCTTTAAACCCCGACGCCCCCATCCATTACGAACAACTCCACCAAGATGTGCAATCGGCACGCCCCTTAATCACCATTTACGGCAATCACTCCTTCAGGCAGGAACAACTAGCAGCTGTTGACCGCCTCTCCTCAGCGACGGAACAAAACGCAACCCCATCCTTGGTGCGCGGTGATATCTACGAGATTTTATCCGCACTACGCTCTGTGGCTGACAATCCAGCCATTGATCCTTCCGAAGCCAAGCAAGCCAAATCAATCGCAAACCACTTACGTCCAGCTGTAGAATACGCGCCAGTCTGGGTTCGTGTCTTAAGTGCCCTTTGCCTTGGCTTAGGAACAATGATTGGCTACCGCCGCATCGTTCAAACTTTGGGGGAAGGCATCGGCAAAAAACATTTAACACCCGCGCAGGGTGCTGTGTCTGAAGTTTTTGGTGCCGGCCTTATTATGTCCGCAGGCTACACAGGCCTCGCCGTCTCAACGACGCACATCATCACATCTGGCGTCGCGGGTACTATGGTCGCGTCAGGCTCCGGCATAAACCCAAAAATGCTGCTCAAAATAGCCCTCGCATGGATCATCACCCTGCCCGTCACCATCAGCCTCGCAGCATTTCTTTTTTACGTATTTATCTGA
- a CDS encoding phosphocholine-specific phospholipase C: MTASLAAAGSLPANLRAALAVAPHRKTGTIQDVEHVVILMQENRSFDHYFGCLRGVRGYGDPRPARMPDGDNVFAQKAGSGQTVMPFRLNTVHTSSACIASLDHSWKGSQTAWNEWDCWVPHKTEMTMGHFTREDIPYYYALAEAFTICDSYHCSIFGPTNPNRLYLFSGTNGLTHRYDGLQAITNVDDGNETADIRLENPSFTPFQWVSYAEDLQEAGVSWKVYQEYDNFGDNPLASFKAFRGVKPGSWQYQRGRSIVEGSNKHNAETSEGRFLVEAFERDIALGKLPQVSWIVPSAALSEHPNAPPGFGEHLISRLMDVFSRHPDVWSKTVFILNYDENDGFFDHIPAPVPALRASEGFSTVSVEGESYHGVPVGLGPRVPAMIISPWSKGGRVNSELFDHTSVLRFLEKRFGVPAQNITPWRRSVCGDLTSTLDFSVQDKAWDAALPNTDDYMPQTRHSCALPHPDVPANPVMPRQEAGQRVACALPYRFSADITVQGKREFINLVNTGKVGAVFRLSGQGASRAYTVGAGHQVEIDLVAGRPFHFAGPNGFVRERTGIAQSLYNVALKELDEAVVLAVQGAEAGTISVVLEDGYGAFPSERLRSDQEIKRTVAVRESAGWYALAIDDGRGSVMRLCGHVENGRPSMSDPMFARQH, encoded by the coding sequence ATGACTGCGTCGCTTGCTGCGGCAGGTAGTCTTCCGGCTAATTTGAGAGCAGCGCTCGCGGTTGCACCTCATCGCAAGACCGGTACCATTCAGGACGTGGAACACGTCGTTATTCTCATGCAGGAGAACAGGTCGTTCGATCATTATTTCGGGTGTCTGCGTGGTGTGCGGGGTTATGGTGATCCACGCCCAGCGCGAATGCCAGATGGTGATAATGTTTTTGCTCAAAAGGCCGGCAGCGGCCAGACGGTTATGCCTTTCAGGCTGAACACGGTGCATACATCAAGCGCCTGTATTGCAAGTTTGGATCATAGCTGGAAAGGTAGCCAAACAGCATGGAATGAGTGGGACTGCTGGGTTCCTCATAAAACTGAAATGACAATGGGGCATTTCACGCGTGAGGATATCCCATATTATTACGCGCTTGCTGAAGCTTTCACGATTTGTGATTCTTATCATTGCTCAATTTTTGGTCCGACTAATCCGAACCGTTTATATTTATTTTCTGGCACTAATGGTCTGACGCATCGTTACGATGGCTTGCAAGCTATCACAAACGTAGATGACGGCAATGAAACGGCAGATATTCGGCTCGAAAATCCAAGTTTTACGCCTTTCCAATGGGTGAGCTACGCAGAAGACCTCCAGGAAGCAGGAGTTTCTTGGAAAGTCTATCAAGAGTACGATAATTTTGGCGACAATCCCTTGGCGAGTTTCAAGGCATTCAGGGGGGTAAAGCCGGGGAGTTGGCAATATCAGCGCGGGCGAAGCATTGTTGAGGGCTCCAACAAGCATAATGCTGAAACGTCGGAAGGTCGTTTTCTTGTTGAGGCGTTTGAGCGTGATATTGCCCTCGGAAAATTACCTCAGGTCTCGTGGATTGTTCCTTCTGCGGCTTTGTCGGAGCATCCTAATGCCCCGCCGGGCTTTGGTGAGCACTTAATATCCCGACTGATGGATGTATTTAGCCGCCATCCTGACGTGTGGTCCAAAACGGTTTTCATCTTAAATTATGACGAAAATGACGGTTTTTTTGATCATATTCCTGCACCAGTGCCAGCTTTGCGGGCGAGTGAAGGGTTCTCAACTGTTTCAGTCGAGGGTGAGAGTTATCACGGCGTGCCAGTTGGGTTAGGGCCGCGTGTACCTGCCATGATTATTTCGCCTTGGAGTAAGGGCGGCCGTGTTAATTCCGAGCTTTTTGACCATACATCGGTACTGCGTTTTTTAGAAAAGCGTTTTGGGGTACCTGCGCAAAACATAACACCATGGCGGCGTTCGGTTTGCGGCGATCTGACGTCCACACTGGATTTCTCTGTGCAGGACAAAGCGTGGGACGCTGCATTGCCTAACACAGACGATTATATGCCTCAGACGCGGCATTCCTGCGCGCTGCCGCACCCAGATGTTCCAGCAAATCCTGTGATGCCTCGTCAGGAAGCGGGTCAGAGGGTTGCTTGTGCGCTCCCTTACCGTTTTTCAGCGGACATAACAGTTCAAGGTAAGCGCGAATTCATTAATTTGGTGAATACGGGAAAAGTCGGAGCAGTTTTTCGTTTGTCAGGGCAAGGCGCATCGCGTGCCTATACGGTAGGGGCTGGCCATCAGGTCGAGATTGACCTCGTTGCTGGGCGCCCGTTCCATTTTGCTGGGCCTAACGGCTTTGTAAGGGAAAGAACGGGCATAGCGCAGTCGCTGTATAATGTAGCTTTGAAAGAACTTGATGAAGCAGTTGTCCTAGCGGTGCAGGGTGCCGAGGCGGGAACTATATCGGTTGTTTTAGAAGATGGTTACGGAGCTTTTCCGTCAGAACGTCTCCGATCTGATCAGGAAATAAAACGGACGGTTGCCGTGCGGGAAAGTGCAGGGTGGTACGCCCTTGCGATTGATGATGGCCGTGGCAGTGTCATGCGGTTGTGTGGCCATGTGGAGAATGGTAGGCCGAGCATGAGTGATCCCATGTTTGCGCGGCAGCATTAG
- a CDS encoding tRNA1(Val) (adenine(37)-N6)-methyltransferase: MLSLKTIPRRSGTLLNGRINYQQFAQGYRSGIEPILLAAAVSARKHESLLDIGCGAGASLLCLQARLPHLRSIGVEADFETALLARQNLRTNNLQRATSHVLRGYVPQLPARLRKMAPNANGRFHHVISNPPWYSPEGQPSANCKRNMALRSEAVTLDEWLRCLTRWVLPGGTITTILHSGLIDQACCIFRNNGCGTTRLMPLWPRAGQEAKLSLLQTTFGGKGAFHMLPGLILHDDEQKFTPETENILRNGAPLVF, translated from the coding sequence ATGCTCTCCTTAAAGACCATCCCGCGCCGCTCAGGAACTCTCCTCAACGGGCGCATAAATTACCAGCAATTTGCACAGGGCTATCGCTCGGGCATTGAGCCTATCTTGCTTGCTGCAGCGGTGTCCGCCCGCAAACATGAAAGCCTTTTGGATATCGGCTGTGGCGCAGGGGCGAGTTTGCTGTGCTTACAAGCCCGTCTCCCGCATTTGCGCAGTATTGGCGTCGAAGCAGATTTTGAGACAGCACTCCTGGCACGTCAAAACCTCCGTACCAATAACTTACAGCGCGCCACCAGCCACGTTCTGCGCGGTTATGTGCCACAGCTGCCTGCCCGCTTGCGTAAAATGGCTCCCAACGCAAACGGACGTTTCCATCATGTCATTTCTAATCCACCATGGTACTCCCCGGAAGGGCAGCCCTCTGCGAACTGTAAACGCAACATGGCCTTACGAAGCGAGGCCGTCACTTTGGATGAATGGTTACGTTGCTTGACGCGCTGGGTCTTACCGGGCGGTACAATCACAACCATCCTGCATAGCGGATTAATCGACCAAGCCTGCTGTATTTTCAGAAACAACGGTTGCGGCACCACGAGGCTAATGCCTCTTTGGCCACGTGCTGGACAAGAGGCAAAGCTCTCGCTTCTCCAAACAACATTTGGAGGCAAAGGAGCTTTCCATATGCTCCCGGGTTTGATCCTGCACGATGATGAGCAGAAATTTACACCGGAAACGGAAAATATTCTTAGAAATGGTGCGCCCCTCGTTTTCTAA
- a CDS encoding glycosyltransferase 61 family protein, producing MSAEVEAPVCSADFEYLYIGPIEANHSYFFKRSLARFWAVPLIERRRLRLVFSTTDYEALQRSVYFRGVCDALNLGEENFLRVSAPLRFKRILVPAPSFEELSLIHRVHVDLMQMIGRRWMARDNVSQPGRAIYLSKEKLPSGNVRIGNESEITDILSGKGVGIIYPETLSFRERVEFWASNPLVVGFNTSFMFYSAMFPERNILKISYGDDMWTNQCLIDQANNNVSDYLCPENGCEARGAGDGFNMNFIVKDPRAVAESLLDAIASR from the coding sequence TTGTCAGCCGAGGTCGAGGCGCCTGTCTGCTCTGCGGATTTCGAATATCTCTATATAGGGCCTATCGAAGCCAATCATTCTTATTTCTTCAAGCGTAGTTTGGCACGTTTTTGGGCGGTACCACTCATAGAACGGCGCCGGTTACGTCTGGTCTTTAGCACCACGGATTATGAAGCATTGCAGAGGTCCGTTTATTTTCGCGGGGTGTGTGACGCGCTGAACCTTGGTGAGGAAAACTTCTTGAGAGTAAGCGCACCTTTGCGTTTCAAACGGATACTGGTTCCAGCTCCGTCATTTGAGGAGTTGTCGCTCATACACAGAGTGCATGTCGATCTCATGCAAATGATTGGGCGCAGATGGATGGCTCGGGACAACGTATCGCAACCGGGTAGGGCCATTTATCTTTCAAAAGAAAAACTTCCCTCTGGTAATGTTCGAATTGGGAATGAATCGGAAATAACCGATATTTTATCAGGAAAAGGGGTTGGTATTATCTATCCAGAGACTCTCTCGTTTAGAGAAAGAGTAGAGTTTTGGGCATCAAACCCGCTTGTTGTGGGGTTCAACACTTCTTTTATGTTCTATAGTGCGATGTTTCCGGAAAGAAATATTTTAAAAATTTCCTATGGCGATGATATGTGGACTAATCAATGCCTTATTGACCAGGCAAATAATAATGTGAGCGACTATTTGTGCCCGGAAAACGGGTGTGAAGCGCGGGGCGCGGGTGATGGGTTCAATATGAACTTTATTGTAAAAGATCCCCGCGCTGTTGCTGAGAGCTTACTTGATGCTATTGCCTCAAGGTGA
- a CDS encoding ribose-phosphate pyrophosphokinase: MKIVACNSNLPLARAVANELRLPLCKTVVRRFADGEVFVEIQENVRGEDVFVIQSTCMPTNDHLMELLVMLDALRRGSAKRVTAVMPYFGYARQDRKSGPRTPISAKLVANLLTEAGANRILTMDLHAMQIQGFFDIPTDNLYAAPLFVRDLRARLPNRELIIVSPDVGGVVRARQLAQRLNVDLAIIDKRRERAGVSEVMNVIGDVSGRYCVLVDDIVDSGGSLCNAAEALMKRGAAGVEAYVTHGVLTGAACEKVKNSPLNMLTLTDSIPATETLRETPNIRQITTANLLARAMSAVADESSVSSLFD, encoded by the coding sequence ATGAAAATCGTTGCCTGCAACAGTAACCTGCCTCTTGCCCGCGCGGTTGCGAATGAACTCCGCCTCCCACTGTGCAAAACCGTCGTACGGCGCTTTGCTGACGGGGAAGTCTTCGTAGAAATCCAAGAAAACGTGCGCGGTGAGGATGTCTTTGTCATCCAAAGCACCTGCATGCCGACCAATGACCATCTGATGGAATTATTGGTTATGCTGGACGCTCTGCGTAGAGGCTCTGCAAAGCGCGTTACCGCTGTAATGCCGTATTTTGGCTATGCTCGTCAGGATCGTAAGTCAGGCCCTCGCACCCCTATCAGTGCCAAACTTGTCGCAAACCTTCTTACTGAAGCTGGCGCAAACCGTATCTTGACCATGGACTTGCACGCAATGCAGATCCAAGGTTTCTTCGATATTCCAACAGACAACCTCTACGCAGCTCCCTTATTCGTAAGAGATTTGCGCGCGCGCCTGCCCAACCGCGAATTGATCATTGTCTCCCCCGATGTAGGCGGCGTGGTCCGCGCCCGTCAGTTGGCGCAGCGCCTCAATGTTGACCTCGCCATTATCGACAAACGCCGCGAACGCGCAGGCGTGTCCGAGGTCATGAACGTGATTGGCGACGTCTCCGGTCGCTATTGTGTCCTCGTTGACGACATTGTTGATAGCGGCGGTTCACTTTGCAACGCAGCTGAAGCTTTGATGAAGCGTGGCGCCGCTGGCGTTGAAGCTTATGTGACGCACGGTGTTTTGACTGGCGCTGCATGCGAAAAAGTCAAAAATAGCCCACTGAACATGCTAACCTTAACGGACAGCATCCCCGCGACCGAAACCCTGAGAGAGACACCAAACATCCGTCAAATTACAACAGCCAACCTGCTCGCACGTGCGATGAGCGCGGTTGCTGACGAAAGCTCCGTTTCGTCACTGTTTGACTAA
- a CDS encoding histidine phosphatase family protein → MSPITPRTFWYLRHGQTDWNVKALAQGHTDIPLNANGLEQAVQAGDFLATLFDNGQKPFDHIVASPLSRALTTAQYAQKAIFERHGITIPLNTDVGFKEVCFGILEGKEMGNWYEPWIYEGYKPEGAEGFSELTERSITATNRAFNGGTPLIVAHGALYRGLRAGMGLDINVRIPNATPMRMDHKDGTWDITVFPVHETTTPT, encoded by the coding sequence ATGTCCCCCATCACCCCCCGCACCTTTTGGTATCTTCGTCACGGTCAAACAGACTGGAACGTAAAGGCTCTGGCGCAGGGGCACACGGACATTCCGCTCAATGCCAACGGCCTCGAACAAGCGGTACAGGCCGGCGATTTCCTAGCCACACTCTTCGATAATGGTCAAAAACCCTTTGATCATATCGTAGCCTCACCATTATCCCGCGCTCTTACAACCGCCCAATACGCTCAAAAAGCTATTTTTGAGCGCCACGGTATTACTATTCCCCTCAATACGGATGTTGGTTTCAAGGAAGTCTGCTTCGGCATCCTTGAAGGGAAAGAAATGGGCAATTGGTATGAACCTTGGATCTACGAAGGGTACAAACCAGAAGGCGCCGAAGGCTTCTCCGAGCTAACAGAGCGCTCAATCACAGCCACCAACCGCGCATTTAATGGGGGCACCCCTCTTATTGTTGCTCACGGCGCACTCTATCGTGGCTTACGCGCTGGCATGGGATTGGATATTAACGTCCGTATCCCAAACGCCACCCCTATGCGCATGGACCACAAAGACGGAACTTGGGATATTACCGTTTTCCCCGTCCACGAAACGACAACACCAACATAA